Below is a genomic region from Eupeodes corollae chromosome 1, idEupCoro1.1, whole genome shotgun sequence.
aattagcCATTTGAAGCTATTGGTGTTTCAGAATGAAATGAAGTACTTATTAATGTGGTCAAGTCCAATGGTTTCACAGAGCCACTTGAACTTTCTCTTCGTCATACAGAGCAAATTTTCTGTCGGTGAAGTTTAAACTAAGTTCTTTCTAATGAAAAGCGAATTCAATATTCGGCACAAATGTGGTACTATTTAAGAAGTTGAAATGGAGGGAAATGCCATGCCAAACTTTAGCTTGAAGTTGTAAAATAATGCAACATTCGATTCTTTAAGTTTATCCCCTCGTTTGTTTATTCATTCGAAGCTACTTCTACATATAAATTAAAACGTTACAGATTCCTTTAAAAATTGCATCAATGTTAACATTCTACTTTTAGATCTTCAATAACAAAATTGATATGCTTTCATTTCTAATGCTTCGAACATCAAAAACTGACAATGTTGGCAATAGCGAAGCGACCGATCAGTATCTAAACATATGTCAGGTTCTGCCTGGATCTCAAATCCCCACATGGGAAATGGCAAGAGTCCTAACGACCTGTTTGAAAGATGACAAAAGTCAAACCGGCGATTGGCTTGATGCTTTGGTCGTAGCAATAGGAATTATAACCGAAGATGCCgcgtaagttaaaattaaattacttataaacaacaacattataattgtttgtattattaatcCAAAAGGCTGCATAAAACTCGTctgtcaaaaattgtattattccATAATTTTGATTCACCACTGTCGTCACTAGATGATGCTATAGTCGAAAAACTAAATGAATTAAACTGCAAGCTGATAATTGTGTAAGTTTCAATTTCTTGTGcaaaccttcataactaaaattacatactttcatacaaaattacagGAGTCACAACATTCAGTATATCCCAGATTCAGAGGGAAACTTACAGGCCCACTTCAAAACCATCCGAAATAAGAGTCCCACTCAAACTAAGAACGAAGAGTTAGCAATGGAATTGAAAAGTCGTTGTTCATTGacacaattttgtaattttaatgacGCACTTCCAATCATTTTATGCAAGAAGCTACTACGTCCCTGGAGCTGGAACAGTACTCTCGGTATAGGCTCAAAAATTGTGATAAATGTATCTGGAGTAATTCCCGTGAAAGAAGATACAACTGTggcgaaatttcaaaaaaaatcaaaagtcccAGGGGAGGTAATTGTCCGGCAGAAGGTCTTCTATTCGGGAGTTGATGAATTGAGTGATGATTTGAATGATCAACAAATCACAGGTTATATGCTGGGTAACACTCCCATGCCATATGATCCCAGTTTAGGACAAGCTCCACACATCGACACAAAGAAGGGAATTTATTTCATTGGGTTTGTTGCTTTGGAAAACATTCCACAAGAGCATTTTACTGGCTCTTCCACTTATGTGTTATTTCCCCAAAAAGGCAAAAAAGTATCGGCAAAGGTCTTAGACTCATTGGTTAGAGTGATGTTGGCCGGTGGCACGTGTATTTTAGCCTGGAAGGtttataataattcaaacaAACCAAAGCTAGTTGTGCTGATTCCCACCTTGGAATATGAACTTGCAGGCCTAGCTATGATTGAGCTTTCGTATCATTCTCAGCAACGATTCTGGGATTTCCCTAAATTACAGACGAAGAAGAATCAACCCACACCAAATCAACTTGAAGCCATCGATCAATTAATGGCTTCTATGGATCTCGCACCCAATTCCAAACCAGATACAAGTGAGGAACCTTGTGATTCCCTTACCAAAGATCGTCTGCCTTTTGATTTCCTTCCCAACATTCGTCAGCAGTATATGATAGACCATTTGTCTAGCGTCATTTTAAAGCAACCGTCCAAAAAATCTTCCCTTGAATTTCTGAAAATCCCCGAGTTCTTTCAGGATGATGCTTCGAAAGCTgttgaaaacgtcaaaaatctatttgatttgaaaaaaattgaagccCATACCAAAGATAAACTCAAGAAACACTTTTTCAATGGTTCCAATGATCATGCTGATGTAGAAGGTAACTTGTTGAACAATCCAATATCGAGTACACTGCCAGGCGATCTAGAGTCCGACGAAAATATATGTACGCATGTTAGTACTGTTACACCAGCCGAAGACTTCAAAGCTCTCATCACATACGTTTGCACTAAATTACCAAATGGAGCTGAACGATCGGCAAAGTTCCACCACTACGCCTGTCAGATGCGATCGGTTATATCGGATTTGCTCTTTAAATCCATGACAAAACAGTACGAGAAAATTCGCAAAGCTTTGG
It encodes:
- the LOC129940520 gene encoding uncharacterized protein LOC129940520; the encoded protein is MASNKESMVIIIDVGIGAEKLTKDAGECSLQVIKNKIFNNKIDMLSFLMLRTSKTDNVGNSEATDQYLNICQVLPGSQIPTWEMARVLTTCLKDDKSQTGDWLDALVVAIGIITEDAALHKTRLSKIVLFHNFDSPLSSLDDAIVEKLNELNCKLIIVSHNIQYIPDSEGNLQAHFKTIRNKSPTQTKNEELAMELKSRCSLTQFCNFNDALPIILCKKLLRPWSWNSTLGIGSKIVINVSGVIPVKEDTTVAKFQKKSKVPGEVIVRQKVFYSGVDELSDDLNDQQITGYMLGNTPMPYDPSLGQAPHIDTKKGIYFIGFVALENIPQEHFTGSSTYVLFPQKGKKVSAKVLDSLVRVMLAGGTCILAWKVYNNSNKPKLVVLIPTLEYELAGLAMIELSYHSQQRFWDFPKLQTKKNQPTPNQLEAIDQLMASMDLAPNSKPDTSEEPCDSLTKDRLPFDFLPNIRQQYMIDHLSSVILKQPSKKSSLEFLKIPEFFQDDASKAVENVKNLFDLKKIEAHTKDKLKKHFFNGSNDHADVEGNLLNNPISSTLPGDLESDENICTHVSTVTPAEDFKALITYVCTKLPNGAERSAKFHHYACQMRSVISDLLFKSMTKQYEKIRKALVVYREICLAGNSSYDYNDWMRDVRAKVIERKMFDFWEDVVVKGKLGLCSEEDPQVESDFYDVSKEIAAATKVDTAMDDDESVEDLFVNM